From Burkholderia pseudomultivorans, the proteins below share one genomic window:
- a CDS encoding carboxymuconolactone decarboxylase family protein: MNEDDALFQKGLPIRREVLGPEYVDASMEKADAFMMAFQRATTAWAWGWAWGDDTLDRKTRSLLNLAMLTAGGHTNELKLHVKGALNNGVSVDEIKATLLHATAYSGIPHGLSAFKAAHEVLVAEGALK, encoded by the coding sequence ATGAATGAAGACGACGCGCTGTTTCAGAAAGGCTTGCCGATCCGCCGCGAAGTGCTCGGCCCCGAATATGTCGATGCATCGATGGAGAAAGCCGATGCCTTCATGATGGCGTTCCAGCGCGCCACCACCGCGTGGGCGTGGGGATGGGCATGGGGCGACGACACGCTCGACCGCAAGACGCGCAGCCTGCTGAACCTCGCGATGCTGACTGCCGGCGGCCATACGAACGAACTGAAGCTGCACGTGAAGGGCGCACTCAACAACGGCGTGAGCGTCGACGAGATCAAAGCGACGCTGCTGCATGCGACCGCTTATTCGGGTATTCCGCATGGCTTGAGCGCGTTCAAGGCCGCACATGAAGTGCTGGTAGCCGAAGGAGCATTGAAATAA
- a CDS encoding purine-cytosine permease family protein, whose protein sequence is MTKQDSDGGVLAIESNSIEYVPPEARHGKPADLFTLWFCTNVAPLAVISGATSVLVFHLDLTSAILAIAAGQFFGAIFHALTSAQGPLVGVPQMIQSRAQFGRYGSLLVVGFTTLIYLGFFVSNIILAGKTLHTAMPTIPVPAATVVGAVLATLVGVIGCHFIHRFNKIGAWFMGGALLIGIALMAPALDARIFERGHFDFANWFAMFGLCAVWQISFAPYTSDYSRYLPTAAGFGKTFAYTYFGTSLGTIFAFLFGVLAVSTGHSIDAMQAVREQTGAFGYVLIFLFLVNIIGHNGMNLYGAVLSFITAAQTFRPHWVPGRNVRVAVSAVLLVASTATALWASSNFIAIFLNAIFALRIVLAPWIAINLIDFYLVNNRHYRVAEIVGSNGGVYGAFNVRAIAIYVFGIAVQVPFMEESFFHGPWASIAGGADVSWMVGLAATALVCYLFASKDGSRSRNQCPAGAGALD, encoded by the coding sequence ATGACAAAGCAGGACAGCGACGGCGGCGTTCTCGCCATCGAAAGCAACTCGATCGAATATGTTCCGCCGGAGGCACGACACGGCAAGCCGGCCGACCTCTTCACCCTGTGGTTCTGCACGAACGTCGCACCGCTGGCCGTGATCTCGGGCGCCACGTCGGTTCTGGTATTTCATCTCGATCTGACCAGCGCGATTCTCGCGATCGCAGCCGGGCAATTCTTCGGCGCGATCTTCCACGCGCTCACTTCCGCGCAGGGGCCGCTCGTCGGCGTGCCGCAGATGATCCAGAGCCGCGCCCAGTTCGGCCGCTACGGCTCGCTGCTCGTGGTCGGGTTCACCACGCTGATCTACCTCGGCTTCTTCGTGTCGAACATCATTCTCGCGGGCAAAACACTGCACACCGCCATGCCGACGATACCCGTACCCGCCGCGACCGTCGTCGGCGCGGTGCTCGCGACGCTGGTGGGCGTGATCGGCTGCCACTTCATTCATCGCTTCAACAAGATCGGCGCGTGGTTCATGGGCGGCGCCCTGCTGATCGGCATCGCGCTGATGGCGCCGGCGCTCGATGCACGGATCTTCGAGCGCGGGCATTTCGATTTCGCGAACTGGTTCGCGATGTTCGGACTGTGCGCGGTCTGGCAGATCAGCTTCGCGCCCTATACGTCCGACTACTCACGCTATCTGCCGACCGCCGCCGGGTTCGGGAAGACGTTCGCATACACGTATTTCGGCACGTCGCTGGGCACGATCTTCGCATTCCTGTTCGGCGTGCTCGCAGTCAGCACCGGACATTCGATCGACGCGATGCAGGCGGTCCGCGAGCAGACCGGCGCGTTCGGCTACGTGCTGATCTTCCTGTTTCTCGTCAACATCATCGGCCACAACGGGATGAACCTGTACGGCGCGGTGCTGTCGTTCATCACCGCCGCGCAGACGTTCCGCCCGCACTGGGTGCCGGGGCGCAACGTGCGCGTCGCCGTGTCGGCGGTGCTGCTGGTGGCGTCGACCGCGACCGCGCTGTGGGCGTCGAGCAACTTCATCGCGATCTTCCTGAACGCAATTTTCGCGCTGCGCATCGTGCTGGCGCCGTGGATCGCGATCAACCTGATCGACTTCTATCTCGTCAATAACCGCCATTACCGGGTCGCGGAAATCGTCGGCAGCAACGGCGGCGTGTACGGTGCGTTCAACGTCAGGGCGATCGCGATCTACGTGTTCGGGATTGCGGTGCAGGTGCCGTTCATGGAGGAGAGCTTCTTCCATGGCCCTTGGGCGTCGATTGCCGGCGGCGCAGACGTGTCATGGATGGTGGGCCTCGCCGCCACCGCACTGGTGTGCTACCTGTTCGCTTCGAAGGACGGTTCGCGCTCCCGCAACCAGTGCCCGGCCGGCGCCGGCGCTCTGGATTAA
- a CDS encoding aldehyde dehydrogenase yields the protein MNAHFQLYIDGRFEPGATTFGSINPATGAVWAQMPEARTDEVNRAVAAARRALTDRAWAGLTASARGKLLYRLADLVEQAAPRLAEIETNDTGKIIRETSSQIAYVAEYYRYYAGIADKLEGSSIPVDKPDMQVWLERQPVGVVAAIVPWNSQLFLSAVKLGPALAAGCTVVLKASEEAPGPLLEFARVVHEAGFPPGVVNVVTGFGPECGAVLSSHPDVDKVAFTGGPETARHIVRNTAGNLAKVSLELGGKSPFIVFADTDIQSAVNAQVAAIFAASGQSCVAGSRLLIEASVKDRFLALLVERVSRIRVGSPGERETEYGPLCTERQLRHIETVVERSVRQGAKVLAGGKKLARDGYYYAPTILDCTGVAHADSITTELFGPVLSVDTFESEQEAIDKANSTAYGLAAGIFTTSLTRAHRVSKRVRSGIVWINTYRAVSPLVPFGGFGLSGHGREGGLSAALEYTTTKSVWLRTSDDPIGDPFVMR from the coding sequence ATGAATGCACATTTTCAACTGTATATCGACGGGCGGTTCGAACCGGGCGCCACGACCTTCGGCAGCATCAATCCGGCGACCGGCGCCGTGTGGGCGCAGATGCCGGAAGCCCGCACGGACGAAGTGAATCGTGCGGTCGCGGCGGCCCGCCGTGCACTGACCGATCGCGCCTGGGCAGGTCTGACCGCGTCGGCGCGCGGCAAACTGCTGTACCGGCTCGCGGACCTCGTCGAACAGGCTGCACCGCGGCTCGCCGAAATCGAAACGAACGACACCGGCAAGATCATCCGCGAAACGTCGAGTCAGATTGCATACGTCGCCGAGTATTACCGCTACTACGCCGGCATCGCGGACAAGCTCGAAGGCAGCAGCATCCCCGTCGACAAGCCCGACATGCAGGTATGGCTGGAGCGGCAGCCGGTCGGTGTGGTCGCCGCGATCGTGCCGTGGAACAGCCAGCTGTTCCTGTCCGCGGTCAAGCTCGGCCCCGCGCTCGCGGCCGGCTGCACCGTGGTGCTGAAGGCATCCGAGGAAGCACCGGGGCCGCTGCTCGAGTTCGCGCGCGTCGTGCACGAAGCCGGCTTCCCGCCCGGTGTCGTCAACGTCGTCACGGGCTTCGGCCCGGAATGCGGTGCGGTGCTGAGCAGCCATCCCGATGTGGACAAGGTCGCGTTCACCGGCGGCCCCGAGACCGCGCGCCACATCGTACGCAATACGGCCGGTAACCTCGCCAAGGTGTCGCTCGAACTCGGCGGCAAGTCGCCGTTCATCGTGTTCGCCGATACCGACATCCAGAGCGCGGTGAATGCGCAAGTCGCGGCGATCTTCGCGGCGAGCGGCCAGAGCTGCGTCGCGGGCTCGCGCCTGCTGATCGAGGCGTCCGTCAAGGATCGATTCCTCGCGCTGCTAGTGGAACGCGTATCGCGGATTCGCGTCGGCTCCCCCGGCGAGCGGGAAACCGAATACGGCCCGCTCTGTACCGAGCGACAGCTTCGCCACATCGAGACGGTCGTCGAGCGCTCGGTGCGCCAGGGGGCGAAAGTGCTCGCCGGCGGAAAAAAGCTGGCGCGCGACGGGTATTACTACGCGCCGACGATCCTCGACTGCACCGGCGTCGCGCACGCCGACAGCATCACCACCGAATTGTTCGGCCCGGTGCTGTCGGTCGACACGTTCGAATCCGAGCAGGAAGCGATCGACAAGGCGAACAGCACCGCGTACGGCCTCGCGGCCGGCATCTTCACGACCAGTCTCACGCGTGCTCACCGCGTGTCGAAGCGCGTGCGCTCGGGCATCGTGTGGATCAACACGTATCGGGCCGTGTCGCCGCTCGTGCCGTTCGGCGGCTTCGGCCTGTCCGGACACGGCCGCGAAGGCGGTCTGAGCGCCGCGCTCGAATACACGACCACGAAGTCCGTATGGCTGCGCACGTCGGACGATCCGATCGGCGACCCGTTCGTGATGCGCTGA
- a CDS encoding LLM class flavin-dependent oxidoreductase — protein MRFSLFVHMERVSDQTSQKQLYDEMVELCQIADRGGMHAVWTGEHHGMDFTIAPNPFINLADLANKTKRVRLGTGTVVAPFWHPIKLAGEAAMTDIISGGRLELGIARGAYSFEYERLMPGLDAWSAGQRMRELIPAVKKLWEGNYAHDGEFWKFPSTTSSPLPLQQPHPPIWVAARDPNSHEFAVANGCNVQVTPLHLGDDEVEKLVGHFNAACAKYSDVPRPQIMLLRHTYVASSEDDAQLAADEVNVFYNYFGAWFKNERPVSRGMIKPLSRDEIAAHPFYTPEAMRRNNVIGTPAEVIERLKAYEALGFDEYSFWIDTGMSFERKKASLERMIRDVMPAFR, from the coding sequence ATGCGTTTTTCGCTTTTCGTTCACATGGAGCGCGTCTCCGACCAGACCAGCCAAAAGCAGCTGTACGACGAGATGGTCGAGCTGTGCCAGATCGCCGATCGCGGCGGCATGCACGCCGTCTGGACCGGCGAACACCACGGCATGGATTTCACGATCGCGCCGAACCCGTTCATCAACCTCGCCGATCTCGCGAACAAGACGAAGCGCGTACGGCTCGGCACGGGCACGGTCGTCGCGCCGTTCTGGCATCCGATCAAGCTCGCCGGCGAAGCCGCGATGACGGACATCATCTCGGGCGGGCGCCTCGAGCTCGGCATCGCGCGCGGCGCCTACTCGTTCGAATACGAGCGCCTGATGCCGGGTCTCGACGCGTGGAGCGCAGGCCAGCGCATGCGCGAGCTGATTCCGGCCGTGAAGAAGCTGTGGGAAGGCAATTACGCGCACGACGGCGAATTCTGGAAGTTCCCGTCGACGACATCGTCGCCGCTGCCGCTGCAGCAGCCACATCCGCCGATCTGGGTAGCCGCGCGCGACCCGAACAGCCACGAGTTCGCGGTGGCCAACGGCTGTAACGTGCAGGTCACGCCGCTGCATCTCGGCGACGACGAAGTCGAGAAGCTCGTCGGCCACTTCAACGCCGCGTGCGCGAAGTACAGCGACGTGCCGCGCCCGCAGATCATGCTGCTGCGTCACACCTATGTGGCGAGCAGCGAGGACGACGCGCAGCTGGCCGCCGACGAAGTCAACGTGTTCTACAACTACTTTGGCGCGTGGTTCAAGAACGAGCGTCCGGTCAGCCGCGGGATGATCAAGCCGCTGAGCCGCGACGAAATTGCCGCTCACCCGTTCTACACGCCGGAAGCGATGCGCAGGAACAACGTGATCGGCACGCCCGCCGAAGTGATCGAGCGCCTCAAGGCCTATGAGGCGCTCGGCTTCGACGAATACTCGTTCTGGATCGACACCGGCATGAGCTTCGAACGCAAGAAGGCGTCGCTCGAGCGGATGATCCGCGACGTGATGCCGGCGTTCCGGTAA
- a CDS encoding flavin reductase yields the protein MSQAISQEMPVINTRELRDAFGAFMTGVTIVTTVRDDGQPLGFTANSFSSVSLDPALLLVSIAKTSSNFQTFSTAGHFAINILAEGQKDLSNRFARPSDDRFANVGWHLSAHRNPLIDDVSAWFDCTTHEVIDAGDHAIIVGKVEAFHSAGYAGLGYYRGGYFTPAKLSTEVIAGPKVVVSAIIARDDKVLMIRTAEGKWTLPAKEIGREGADKALAELFRQYQPDASASFIYSVYNNTETHYQYISFLCSAPDEAAAAGEFVSLDDLDADAFQDSALASMLERYRKESQLKSYGLYFGDHSTGTVRPLLS from the coding sequence ATGAGCCAAGCAATCAGCCAGGAAATGCCGGTCATCAACACGCGGGAACTGCGCGATGCGTTCGGCGCCTTCATGACCGGCGTGACGATCGTCACCACCGTGCGCGACGACGGCCAGCCGCTCGGCTTTACCGCGAACTCGTTCTCGTCGGTGTCGCTGGATCCGGCACTGCTGCTCGTCAGCATCGCGAAGACGTCGAGCAATTTCCAGACGTTTTCCACGGCCGGTCACTTTGCGATCAACATCCTCGCGGAAGGGCAAAAGGACCTGTCGAACAGGTTCGCGCGCCCGAGCGACGACCGCTTCGCGAACGTCGGCTGGCATCTGAGCGCACATCGTAATCCGCTGATCGACGACGTCAGCGCGTGGTTCGACTGCACGACGCACGAAGTGATCGATGCGGGCGATCACGCCATCATCGTCGGCAAGGTCGAGGCGTTTCATTCGGCAGGTTACGCGGGGCTCGGTTACTACCGCGGCGGTTATTTCACGCCGGCGAAGCTGTCGACCGAAGTCATCGCGGGCCCGAAGGTCGTCGTCAGCGCGATCATTGCGCGCGACGACAAGGTGCTCATGATCCGCACCGCCGAAGGCAAGTGGACACTGCCCGCGAAGGAGATCGGCCGCGAAGGCGCCGACAAGGCGCTCGCCGAACTCTTCCGGCAATACCAGCCCGACGCATCGGCAAGCTTTATCTATTCGGTCTACAACAATACCGAGACGCACTACCAGTACATCTCGTTCCTCTGCAGCGCACCGGATGAAGCGGCGGCCGCCGGCGAATTCGTGAGCCTCGACGATCTCGACGCCGACGCGTTCCAGGACAGCGCGCTCGCCAGCATGCTCGAACGCTATCGCAAGGAGAGCCAGCTGAAGAGTTACGGCCTGTACTTCGGCGATCACAGCACCGGCACCGTCCGTCCGCTTCTTTCCTGA
- a CDS encoding alpha/beta fold hydrolase produces the protein MTSRTLPLSNNRVAHYLDQGAGEPLVLIHGVGMQASAWYPQIDDLSRDFRVISVDMPGHGRSDPLDNDAELPQFVQWAVEFIDALKVGPVNLAGHSMGSLIAAGVAVTRPDLVKRVAVLNGVYRRTEQAREAVLQRAAELRSGTVDVDTPLKRWFNAEEAQQAAARKVQSWLQSVDLAGYAIAYHAFANGDDVYADAWHRIACPALVLTGSDDPNSTPEMARQMAQAAQDGKAVVIESERHMVNLTAPDTVNRALRAWLQTVPQAETLKSEV, from the coding sequence ATGACGTCAAGAACCCTGCCGCTGTCAAATAACCGAGTCGCCCACTATCTCGACCAGGGCGCCGGCGAACCGCTGGTGCTGATTCATGGGGTCGGCATGCAGGCGAGCGCGTGGTATCCGCAGATCGACGACCTGTCGCGCGACTTTCGCGTGATCTCCGTCGACATGCCGGGCCACGGGAGGAGCGATCCGCTCGACAACGACGCCGAGTTGCCGCAATTCGTGCAGTGGGCGGTCGAGTTCATCGACGCGCTGAAGGTCGGCCCCGTTAACCTGGCCGGCCATTCGATGGGCTCGTTGATCGCAGCCGGCGTCGCCGTCACGCGCCCCGATCTCGTCAAGCGCGTGGCGGTCCTGAACGGTGTGTACCGCCGCACCGAGCAGGCGCGCGAAGCCGTGCTGCAACGCGCCGCCGAATTGCGGTCGGGCACCGTCGACGTCGATACGCCGCTCAAGCGCTGGTTCAATGCGGAAGAAGCGCAGCAGGCCGCCGCGCGAAAGGTGCAATCGTGGCTGCAGTCGGTCGACCTCGCCGGTTATGCGATCGCGTACCACGCCTTCGCGAACGGCGACGACGTCTACGCGGACGCGTGGCACCGGATCGCGTGCCCCGCCCTCGTGCTGACGGGATCGGACGATCCGAATTCGACGCCCGAGATGGCGCGGCAAATGGCGCAGGCCGCGCAAGACGGTAAGGCCGTCGTGATCGAGAGCGAGCGTCACATGGTGAACCTGACCGCGCCCGACACAGTCAATCGCGCGCTGCGCGCGTGGCTGCAGACCGTGCCGCAGGCGGAAACCCTGAAATCGGAAGTGTGA
- a CDS encoding amino acid synthesis family protein, which yields MSLIRKSVLHVETLYVDGDKVAAKPLKMIGAVAVIKNPWAGRGYVEDLSPEIRALAPQLSEHLTKLILDEAGSGDAVEAFGKSAIVGLDGEIEHASALIHTLHFGNTYRTAVGAKSYLAFNNTRGPANAPLLIPMMDKNDEGRRSHYLTLQFSIPDAPAADELVIALGAATAGRPHHRIGDRYKDLAELGNDVKNPAAVK from the coding sequence ATGAGCCTGATTCGGAAGTCCGTCCTCCACGTCGAAACGCTGTACGTGGATGGCGACAAGGTCGCTGCGAAACCGCTGAAGATGATCGGCGCGGTCGCCGTGATCAAGAACCCGTGGGCGGGCCGCGGATACGTCGAGGACCTGTCGCCGGAGATTCGCGCGCTCGCACCGCAACTGAGCGAACACCTGACGAAGCTGATCCTCGACGAAGCCGGTTCGGGCGACGCCGTCGAAGCGTTCGGCAAGAGCGCGATCGTCGGTCTCGACGGCGAGATCGAGCACGCATCCGCGCTGATCCACACGCTGCATTTCGGCAATACGTATCGGACGGCCGTCGGCGCGAAGTCGTATCTCGCGTTCAACAACACGCGCGGCCCGGCCAACGCGCCGCTGCTGATTCCGATGATGGACAAGAACGACGAAGGCCGCCGTTCGCACTACCTGACGCTCCAGTTCTCGATTCCGGACGCGCCGGCCGCCGACGAACTCGTCATTGCCCTCGGCGCCGCCACCGCCGGCCGGCCGCATCACCGCATCGGCGACCGCTACAAGGATCTCGCAGAGCTCGGAAATGACGTCAAGAACCCTGCCGCTGTCAAATAA
- a CDS encoding DUF1330 domain-containing protein, which produces MSAYWIAHVQVLDPVKYKDYTDLAPQAFKKFGAVFLARGGASQTLEGNAFERHVVIRFPDMDTALACYHSPEYQAAKAKRDGHCRAQIAIVEGLEG; this is translated from the coding sequence ATGAGTGCGTACTGGATTGCTCACGTGCAGGTGTTGGATCCCGTGAAGTACAAGGACTACACGGACCTCGCGCCGCAGGCGTTCAAGAAGTTCGGCGCTGTGTTCCTGGCACGCGGCGGCGCGTCGCAGACGCTCGAGGGCAACGCGTTCGAGCGCCACGTCGTGATCCGCTTTCCCGATATGGACACTGCGCTCGCGTGTTATCACTCACCGGAATACCAGGCGGCGAAGGCGAAGCGGGATGGACATTGCCGCGCACAGATCGCGATCGTCGAGGGGTTGGAGGGCTGA
- a CDS encoding GntR family transcriptional regulator: MQDLKIDRNAKTLRELTLDKLRGAIVQGYFRPGARLVERTLCDELGVSRTVVREVLRHLETEGLVETVSRQGPVVARLDPAQVGEIYELRGLLEANAARACAESATPEVVQRLRENRAVIEDAFEKDDLPRVLEYTERFYEALFEAAGKQVSLTVVKTLNARINRLRALTIAMPGRGSDSNTEMNRLLDAIERRDGDAAAAASAAHIKRVSELALSALAQQQEEAVGDR, translated from the coding sequence ATGCAAGACCTGAAAATCGACCGCAATGCCAAGACCCTGCGCGAACTGACGCTCGACAAGCTGCGCGGCGCGATCGTGCAGGGCTATTTCCGACCGGGCGCACGGCTCGTCGAGCGCACGCTCTGCGACGAACTCGGCGTGAGTCGCACGGTGGTGCGCGAGGTGCTGCGGCATCTCGAGACGGAAGGGCTGGTCGAGACCGTGTCGCGGCAGGGGCCGGTGGTCGCGCGGCTCGATCCGGCGCAGGTGGGCGAGATCTATGAACTGCGCGGGCTGCTCGAAGCCAATGCCGCGCGTGCGTGCGCAGAGAGCGCCACACCCGAAGTCGTGCAGCGACTGCGCGAGAATCGCGCGGTGATCGAGGATGCGTTCGAGAAGGACGATCTGCCGCGCGTGCTCGAATACACCGAGCGCTTCTATGAAGCGCTGTTCGAGGCGGCCGGCAAGCAGGTGTCGCTGACGGTCGTCAAGACGCTTAACGCGCGCATCAACCGCCTGCGTGCGCTGACCATCGCGATGCCGGGGCGTGGCAGCGATTCCAATACCGAGATGAACCGCCTGCTCGACGCGATCGAGCGGCGCGACGGCGACGCAGCCGCGGCGGCATCGGCTGCACACATCAAGCGCGTGTCCGAGTTGGCACTGTCCGCGCTCGCGCAGCAGCAGGAAGAGGCCGTCGGCGATCGCTGA
- a CDS encoding flavin reductase: MTESTTESITQRAFDASGFRRALGTFVTGVTVVTTIQPDGSPRGFTANSFTSVSLDPPLILVCIAKTASSHPVFSATQRFAVSVLAENQTDVSGVFASKAQDKFARVPWDTRKTGAPVIRDAAASFDCVTHDVVDAGDHIILIGRVVDFAQTSASPLGYCRGAYVNFSLSQEALSAAGRAQVGAILEHRDGLVLVDTPRGLRLPTGSRLEPASDAASLRGVLAKLGLNAHLDFLFAVFESAGGREPGVHIYYRGRVMPTGSPWFDSSIRIVPLWQVPWDEIADTAVRSMLERYVRERRQDAYGIYVGDAQAGTVQPLAVA, encoded by the coding sequence ATGACCGAGTCGACAACCGAGTCCATCACGCAGCGGGCATTCGACGCGTCCGGCTTTCGCCGTGCGCTCGGCACATTCGTCACCGGCGTGACGGTCGTCACGACGATCCAGCCAGACGGTTCGCCGCGTGGCTTCACCGCGAATTCCTTCACGTCGGTGTCGCTCGATCCGCCGTTGATTCTCGTGTGCATCGCAAAGACGGCGTCGAGCCATCCGGTGTTCTCGGCCACGCAGCGTTTTGCGGTCAGCGTGCTCGCGGAAAACCAGACCGACGTGTCGGGCGTGTTCGCATCGAAAGCACAGGACAAATTCGCCCGGGTGCCGTGGGACACGCGCAAGACAGGTGCCCCGGTGATCCGGGATGCGGCCGCGAGCTTCGACTGCGTAACGCACGACGTGGTCGATGCGGGGGACCACATCATCCTGATCGGACGCGTGGTCGACTTCGCGCAGACAAGCGCGTCGCCGCTCGGCTATTGCCGCGGCGCGTACGTGAACTTCAGCCTGTCGCAGGAGGCGTTGTCCGCGGCGGGGCGCGCGCAGGTGGGCGCGATTCTCGAACATCGCGACGGGCTGGTGCTCGTCGATACGCCGCGCGGCCTGCGCCTGCCGACCGGCAGCCGGCTCGAACCGGCGAGCGATGCGGCGAGCCTGCGCGGCGTGCTGGCGAAACTCGGGCTCAACGCGCATCTCGACTTCCTGTTCGCCGTCTTCGAATCGGCCGGCGGCCGCGAGCCGGGCGTGCACATCTATTACCGCGGCCGCGTGATGCCCACCGGTTCGCCGTGGTTCGACAGCAGTATCCGCATCGTGCCGCTGTGGCAGGTTCCTTGGGACGAAATCGCCGATACCGCCGTGCGCTCGATGCTCGAGCGCTACGTGCGCGAACGCCGGCAGGACGCATATGGAATCTACGTTGGCGACGCGCAGGCCGGTACGGTCCAGCCGCTGGCTGTCGCATAA
- a CDS encoding ABC transporter substrate-binding protein — MSSSSIPRFAASRLASQLACIAPLAVLCAAPALAAEPIVFTSWGGTTQSSQQKDWAQPFTQASGIKVLMDGPTDYGKLKAMVESGNVSWDVVDVEGDFAYAAEKAGLIEPIDYSVVKKADLDPRFATPSAVGSFYYSFVLGYNKAKYTGAQPQNWADLFDTTRFPGKRTFYKWSAPGVLEIALLADGVAPNKLYPLDLDRAFRKLDSIKGDIVWWSGGAQSQQLLASGEAPIGMFWNGRLHALAQTGVPVGMSWNQNLTAADMLVIPKGAKHRDAAMKFLAAATSAEAQARFAANTGYAPINVKSAALMPPAIAKALPDQYKGSQINLDMKYWAENRDAIAKRWYAWQSK; from the coding sequence ATGAGCAGCAGTAGCATCCCGCGTTTCGCAGCATCGCGTCTGGCATCGCAGCTTGCCTGTATCGCACCGTTGGCCGTTCTTTGCGCCGCACCGGCGCTCGCGGCGGAGCCGATCGTGTTCACGAGCTGGGGTGGCACGACCCAGTCGTCGCAGCAGAAGGACTGGGCGCAGCCGTTCACGCAGGCGAGCGGCATCAAGGTGCTGATGGACGGACCGACCGACTACGGCAAGCTCAAGGCGATGGTCGAAAGCGGCAACGTCAGCTGGGACGTGGTCGACGTCGAAGGCGACTTCGCGTATGCGGCGGAAAAGGCCGGGCTGATCGAGCCGATCGACTATTCCGTGGTGAAGAAGGCCGATCTCGACCCGCGCTTCGCGACGCCGTCCGCGGTGGGCAGTTTCTATTATTCGTTCGTACTCGGTTACAACAAGGCGAAGTACACGGGCGCGCAGCCGCAGAATTGGGCGGACCTGTTCGATACCACGCGCTTCCCGGGCAAGCGCACCTTCTACAAGTGGTCGGCGCCGGGTGTGCTCGAGATCGCGCTGCTTGCCGACGGCGTCGCGCCGAACAAGCTGTATCCGCTCGATCTCGACCGCGCGTTCAGGAAGCTCGATTCGATCAAGGGCGACATCGTCTGGTGGAGCGGCGGCGCGCAATCGCAGCAGCTGCTCGCGTCGGGCGAAGCGCCGATCGGCATGTTCTGGAACGGCCGCCTGCATGCGCTTGCGCAGACGGGCGTACCGGTCGGCATGTCGTGGAATCAGAACCTGACCGCCGCCGACATGCTCGTGATCCCGAAGGGGGCGAAGCATCGCGACGCGGCGATGAAGTTCCTGGCCGCCGCAACGAGCGCAGAGGCCCAGGCCAGGTTCGCCGCCAATACCGGCTATGCACCGATCAACGTGAAGTCGGCTGCGCTGATGCCGCCGGCGATCGCGAAAGCATTGCCCGACCAGTACAAGGGTTCGCAGATCAATCTCGACATGAAGTACTGGGCCGAGAACCGCGATGCGATCGCAAAGCGCTGGTACGCGTGGCAGTCGAAGTAA
- a CDS encoding ABC transporter permease → MPNVLSTVAHPAATPPRKRRDWRSMRLLAPAMLLLVIFFLLPVLSLLLRSVLEPTPGLHNYEQLLGSTTYVRVFGNTFVVATVVTLVTLIVGFPMAWLLAIAPRRLSSVLFAILLLSMWTNLLARTFAWMVLLQGTGPINRALMALGVIREPLSLVNNLTGVTIGMTYIMLPFLVMPLHATLRSIDPSTLRAAAVCGASRWQAFWRILVPLAMPGVASGALMVFVMALGYFVTPTLLGGPSYMMLAELIAQLVQELLNWGLAGAAAFVLLAVTLALYALQLRFTGSTNAAGGR, encoded by the coding sequence ATGCCCAACGTATTGAGTACCGTCGCGCATCCTGCCGCGACGCCGCCGCGCAAGCGGCGCGACTGGCGCAGCATGCGGCTGCTGGCCCCTGCGATGCTGCTGCTCGTGATCTTTTTCCTGCTGCCGGTGCTGTCGCTGCTGTTGCGCAGCGTGCTCGAACCGACGCCCGGGCTGCACAACTACGAGCAACTGCTCGGCTCGACGACGTATGTGCGCGTGTTCGGCAATACGTTCGTCGTCGCGACGGTCGTGACGCTCGTCACCCTGATCGTCGGCTTTCCGATGGCGTGGCTGCTCGCCATCGCGCCGCGCAGGCTCAGTTCGGTCCTGTTCGCGATCCTGCTGTTGTCGATGTGGACGAACCTGCTCGCACGGACGTTCGCGTGGATGGTGCTGCTGCAGGGAACAGGGCCGATCAATCGCGCGCTGATGGCACTCGGCGTGATCCGCGAGCCGCTGTCGCTCGTGAACAACCTGACCGGCGTGACGATCGGCATGACCTACATCATGCTGCCGTTCCTCGTGATGCCGTTGCATGCAACGCTGCGCAGCATCGACCCGTCGACGCTGCGCGCAGCCGCGGTGTGCGGCGCGAGCCGTTGGCAGGCGTTCTGGCGGATCCTGGTGCCGCTCGCGATGCCCGGCGTGGCGTCCGGTGCGCTGATGGTGTTCGTCATGGCGCTCGGCTACTTCGTTACGCCGACGCTGCTGGGCGGGCCGTCGTACATGATGCTGGCTGAACTGATCGCGCAGCTGGTGCAGGAGCTGCTGAACTGGGGCCTCGCGGGGGCCGCGGCCTTCGTCCTGCTTGCCGTCACGCTTGCGCTCTATGCGTTGCAGCTGCGCTTCACCGGCAGCACAAACGCCGCCGGAGGTCGCTGA